From Alcaligenes faecalis, the proteins below share one genomic window:
- the lexA gene encoding transcriptional repressor LexA, with product MTAKLTARQQQVLDIIRSEIERTGFPPTRAEIAQVLGFKSANAAEDHLKALARKGAIELTAGASRGIRLLGTDTRENAAPSSSALANLADALLLPIIGRVAAGSPILATEHIEREIGVAPTLFTQTPDYLLRVRGLSMKDAGIFDGDLLAVKKASEARNGQIVVVRIGDDVTVKRLSRSSNQVVLLPENPDFEPIVVTDPDSLSLEGIAVGLIRTSPLH from the coding sequence ATGACCGCCAAGCTCACTGCACGCCAACAACAAGTGCTGGACATCATCCGTTCTGAAATCGAACGGACGGGTTTCCCTCCTACTCGAGCTGAGATTGCTCAGGTGTTGGGTTTCAAATCCGCCAATGCGGCAGAGGATCATTTGAAAGCTCTGGCCCGCAAAGGCGCTATCGAATTGACTGCCGGTGCCTCGCGCGGCATACGCCTGCTCGGCACGGATACCCGCGAAAACGCAGCGCCCAGCAGCAGCGCCCTGGCCAATCTGGCTGATGCCCTCTTGCTGCCCATTATTGGTCGCGTGGCTGCCGGTAGCCCTATTCTGGCTACCGAGCATATCGAACGCGAGATTGGCGTCGCCCCTACCCTGTTCACCCAAACGCCGGATTACCTGCTGCGCGTGCGTGGCCTGAGCATGAAAGACGCCGGCATTTTTGATGGCGACCTGCTGGCCGTCAAGAAAGCCAGCGAAGCACGTAATGGGCAGATCGTGGTGGTCCGTATTGGCGACGATGTCACCGTCAAGCGCCTGTCGCGCTCCAGCAATCAGGTAGTCCTCTTGCCCGAGAATCCGGACTTTGAGCCTATCGTCGTCACCGATCCGGATTCCCTGTCTTTGGAAGGCATTGCTGTTGGTCTGATTCGTACCAGCCCACTGCATTAA
- a CDS encoding GNAT family N-acetyltransferase produces the protein MTDAISLNTERLLLRPWKATDLEPFFRLNSDPHALRFYPATLDRTQSDAIAHRSQSLIEEHGWGPWAVELKESGAFIGMVGLNRPTADLYFQPCVEVLWRLLPEYWGKGYATEAARACMDFGFDELGLAQIVAYTARLNLPSQTVMQRLGMTEQAGTFDHPGVAAGHKLVPHVLYTMDRKDWPQSA, from the coding sequence ATGACAGACGCCATTTCCCTGAACACCGAACGCCTGCTCCTGCGCCCCTGGAAAGCGACGGACCTGGAACCCTTCTTCCGCTTGAATAGCGATCCCCACGCGCTGCGCTTTTATCCAGCCACCCTGGACCGCACACAAAGTGATGCCATCGCTCACCGTAGCCAAAGCTTGATCGAAGAACATGGCTGGGGCCCGTGGGCAGTAGAACTGAAGGAAAGCGGGGCCTTCATCGGCATGGTGGGTCTGAACCGCCCGACCGCCGATCTGTACTTTCAGCCTTGCGTGGAAGTGCTTTGGCGTCTGCTGCCTGAATACTGGGGCAAAGGCTACGCCACCGAAGCAGCTCGCGCCTGCATGGACTTTGGCTTTGACGAGCTGGGCCTGGCGCAAATTGTGGCGTATACCGCCCGGTTGAACCTGCCTTCGCAAACCGTCATGCAACGCCTGGGCATGACAGAGCAAGCTGGCACCTTTGATCACCCCGGTGTAGCGGCAGGCCACAAGCTGGTACCTCATGTGCTGTACACCATGGACCGCAAGGATTGGCCCCAATCCGCCTGA
- a CDS encoding amino acid aminotransferase has product MTSLFETVELAPRDPILGLNEQYNADERSGKVNLGVGVYYDDQGRIPILQAVQKAEEAMMSKAAARSYLPIEGINTYNLGAQTLLLGADSPIIAEGRALTVQSLGGTGALKIGADFLQQLLPQSEVYISDPSWENHRALFERAGFKVNTYAYYDAATHGLNFDGMIASLRTMPAQSIVILHACCHNPTGVDPSMEQWTQIAELIKERQLVPFLDIAYQGFGAGLEEDASVVRLFAKLGLSMFISSSFSKSFSLYGERVGALTLVTSSKDETSRVLSQVKRVIRTNYSNPPTHGGKVVATVLNSPELFQTWATELAGMRDRIREMRAQLVAKLKEHGATQNFDFVLEQRGMFSYSGLTAEQVERLRQEHGIYAVSSGRICVAALNSQNIDVVAKAIAQVLK; this is encoded by the coding sequence ATGACATCGCTCTTCGAAACCGTCGAACTGGCTCCACGCGACCCCATTTTGGGTTTGAACGAACAATACAATGCCGACGAACGCAGCGGCAAAGTTAATCTGGGGGTCGGTGTTTACTACGACGATCAAGGGCGTATCCCCATTTTGCAGGCTGTTCAAAAGGCTGAAGAAGCCATGATGAGCAAGGCCGCCGCGCGCAGCTACCTGCCTATCGAAGGTATCAATACCTACAATCTGGGTGCTCAAACTCTGTTGCTAGGTGCCGACTCCCCCATCATTGCCGAAGGCCGAGCCTTGACCGTGCAATCCCTGGGCGGCACAGGCGCACTGAAAATCGGTGCCGACTTCCTGCAGCAACTGCTGCCCCAGTCCGAGGTTTACATCAGCGATCCCAGCTGGGAAAACCACCGTGCTCTGTTCGAGCGCGCCGGCTTCAAGGTCAACACCTACGCTTACTACGATGCCGCAACTCATGGCCTGAACTTTGACGGCATGATCGCCTCGCTGCGCACGATGCCTGCCCAGTCCATCGTGATCCTGCACGCTTGCTGCCACAACCCTACCGGCGTGGATCCCAGCATGGAACAATGGACCCAGATCGCTGAGCTGATCAAAGAGCGTCAACTGGTTCCTTTCCTGGACATCGCTTACCAAGGCTTTGGTGCCGGTCTGGAAGAAGACGCCAGCGTGGTGCGCCTGTTTGCCAAGCTGGGCCTGTCCATGTTCATCAGTTCCTCGTTCTCCAAGTCTTTCTCGCTGTACGGCGAGCGCGTTGGCGCCCTGACTCTGGTTACTTCCAGCAAGGACGAAACTTCCCGCGTGCTGAGCCAGGTCAAGCGCGTGATTCGCACCAACTACTCCAACCCGCCCACACACGGTGGCAAGGTTGTGGCCACCGTGCTGAATTCGCCTGAACTGTTTCAAACCTGGGCTACCGAACTGGCCGGCATGCGTGATCGTATCCGCGAAATGCGCGCCCAACTGGTTGCCAAGCTGAAAGAGCACGGTGCTACTCAGAACTTTGACTTCGTGCTGGAACAGCGCGGCATGTTCTCCTACTCCGGTCTGACAGCCGAACAAGTAGAACGCCTGCGCCAGGAACACGGTATTTACGCTGTCAGCAGCGGCCGTATCTGCGTGGCTGCGCTGAACAGCCAGAACATTGACGTCGTGGCCAAGGCCATCGCTCAAGTCCTGAAATAA
- the uvrB gene encoding excinuclease ABC subunit UvrB produces the protein MKFEPAFQEFPGSSFKLFQPYLPAGDQPAAIEQLVEGIDDGLMYQTLLGVTGSGKTYTMANIIARTGRPAIVLAPNKTLAAQLYAEMREFFPRNAVEYFVSYYDYYQPEAYVPSRDLFIEKDSSINEHIEQMRLSATKSLLERPDTIIVGTVSCIYGIGNPGDYHAMVLTLRKGDRIARQELLARLVAMQYERNDLDFQRGVFRARGEVVDIFPAENAELALRVSLFDDEIEELELFDPLTGKVVQKLNRFTVFPSSHYVTPRETVLRAIETIKLELRERLEFLTREGHLVEAQRLEQRTRFDLEMLQELGFCKGIENYSRHLSGAAPGDPPPTLIDYLPRNSLMFIDESHVTIGQLSAMYRGDRSRKETLVQFGFRLPSAMDNRPLKLEEFERRMPQTVFVSATPAAYEQEHADNVVEQVVRPTGLVDPEIEVRPATTQVDDLLGEIKLRTAQEDRVLVTTLTKRMSEDLTEYLSENSIRVRYLHSDIDTVERAEIIRDLRLGVFDVLVGINLLREGLDLPEVSLVAILDADKEGFLRSERSLIQTIGRAARNLNGKAILYADRMTDSMQRAIEETERRRAKQIAFNEEHGITPRGVNKAVRELIDGVVASDPTASLREDVPEELIRDEKAAAREIKRLEKEMMDHARNLEFEQAAAARDKLQRLKAKLLMA, from the coding sequence ATGAAATTTGAGCCTGCCTTTCAAGAATTTCCGGGGAGTTCCTTCAAACTTTTCCAACCTTATTTGCCCGCCGGCGACCAGCCCGCGGCAATTGAGCAGTTGGTTGAGGGGATTGATGACGGCTTGATGTACCAGACCCTTTTGGGGGTAACGGGCTCAGGCAAGACCTATACGATGGCGAATATTATTGCTCGCACCGGGCGTCCGGCCATTGTTCTGGCACCCAATAAAACCCTGGCTGCGCAGTTGTACGCCGAGATGCGCGAGTTTTTTCCACGCAACGCCGTGGAGTACTTCGTGTCTTACTACGATTACTACCAGCCCGAGGCCTATGTGCCATCGCGTGATCTGTTTATTGAAAAGGACTCGTCCATCAATGAACACATCGAGCAGATGCGCTTGTCGGCCACCAAAAGTCTGCTGGAACGGCCAGACACCATTATTGTGGGCACCGTGTCCTGCATCTACGGTATTGGTAACCCCGGTGATTACCATGCTATGGTGCTGACCTTGCGCAAGGGGGATCGTATCGCCCGCCAGGAGCTGCTGGCGCGTCTGGTCGCCATGCAGTACGAGCGCAACGACCTGGATTTCCAGCGCGGTGTGTTCCGCGCTCGTGGTGAAGTGGTTGATATCTTCCCGGCAGAAAACGCGGAGCTGGCCTTGCGGGTCAGCCTGTTTGATGACGAGATTGAAGAGCTGGAGTTGTTCGATCCGCTGACAGGCAAGGTCGTGCAAAAGCTGAACCGCTTTACCGTGTTCCCCAGTTCGCACTATGTGACACCACGAGAAACTGTGTTGCGGGCGATTGAAACCATCAAGCTGGAACTGCGCGAGCGCCTGGAGTTTCTGACTCGGGAAGGGCATTTGGTCGAGGCCCAACGCCTGGAGCAGCGCACCCGCTTTGATCTGGAGATGTTGCAGGAGCTGGGCTTTTGCAAAGGCATCGAGAACTACTCCCGCCACTTGTCAGGAGCAGCGCCTGGCGATCCGCCGCCGACGCTGATTGACTACCTGCCGCGTAACTCCCTGATGTTTATTGATGAAAGCCACGTCACCATCGGACAGTTGAGCGCCATGTATCGCGGTGACCGCTCGCGTAAAGAGACTCTGGTGCAGTTCGGTTTTCGTCTGCCGTCGGCCATGGATAACCGGCCCCTGAAGCTGGAAGAGTTCGAGCGCCGTATGCCGCAAACCGTGTTCGTATCGGCCACGCCGGCTGCCTACGAGCAAGAGCATGCAGACAATGTGGTTGAACAGGTGGTGCGACCTACTGGCCTGGTGGACCCGGAAATCGAGGTTCGTCCTGCCACTACGCAGGTCGATGATTTGCTGGGTGAAATCAAGCTGCGTACCGCACAGGAAGACCGTGTATTGGTGACGACGCTCACCAAGCGCATGTCCGAAGATCTGACCGAATACTTGTCAGAGAACAGTATCCGCGTGCGTTACTTGCACTCGGACATTGATACGGTGGAACGGGCCGAGATTATCCGGGATCTGCGTTTGGGCGTGTTCGATGTGCTGGTCGGGATTAACTTGCTGCGCGAGGGTCTGGATTTGCCCGAAGTGTCTCTGGTGGCGATTCTGGATGCGGACAAGGAAGGTTTTCTGCGTTCCGAACGCAGCCTGATTCAAACCATAGGTCGGGCCGCACGTAACCTGAATGGTAAAGCCATTCTGTATGCCGACAGAATGACGGACTCCATGCAACGCGCCATCGAAGAAACCGAGCGCCGTCGTGCCAAGCAGATCGCCTTTAACGAAGAGCACGGCATTACGCCGCGCGGCGTGAACAAGGCCGTCCGTGAGTTGATTGATGGTGTTGTTGCTTCGGATCCAACCGCCAGCTTGCGCGAGGATGTGCCAGAAGAGCTGATTCGCGACGAGAAGGCTGCGGCACGCGAGATCAAGCGTCTGGAAAAGGAAATGATGGATCACGCTCGCAACCTGGAGTTCGAGCAAGCCGCAGCTGCGCGCGACAAGTTGCAAAGGCTCAAGGCCAAGCTGTTGATGGCCTGA
- a CDS encoding low molecular weight protein-tyrosine-phosphatase: MMSKVLFVCTGNICRSPSAEGVLRQLVDQASLSEAILVDSAATHGFHVGEHPDTRAQIAARKRGYDISTYQARQVQREDFRNFDLILSMDWENHAALQQMCPPIYRHKLMLLMRFATDYEAATVPDPYYGGQDGFNKVMDYIEDACQGVFELVRKRVPNYRAA; encoded by the coding sequence ATTATGAGTAAGGTTCTGTTTGTCTGTACAGGGAATATTTGCCGCTCCCCCAGCGCCGAAGGTGTCTTGCGCCAACTGGTCGACCAAGCCAGTTTGTCGGAGGCTATTTTGGTGGATTCAGCCGCCACGCATGGCTTTCATGTTGGCGAGCATCCTGACACACGCGCACAGATAGCCGCTCGTAAACGCGGTTATGACATCTCTACCTATCAGGCCCGACAGGTCCAGCGCGAGGACTTTCGCAACTTCGACCTTATCTTGAGCATGGACTGGGAAAACCACGCTGCCTTGCAGCAAATGTGTCCTCCCATTTACCGCCACAAGCTCATGCTGCTGATGCGCTTTGCCACTGACTATGAAGCGGCTACCGTGCCCGATCCTTATTATGGCGGCCAGGATGGCTTTAATAAGGTCATGGACTATATCGAGGATGCCTGTCAGGGCGTGTTCGAGCTGGTTCGCAAGCGCGTCCCCAATTACCGTGCTGCCTGA
- the iscR gene encoding Fe-S cluster assembly transcriptional regulator IscR, with product MRLTTKGRFAVTAMIDLALRQQSGPVTLAGISQRQGISLSYLEQLFGKLRRHELVDSVRGPGGGYTLARLARHITVADIVFAVDEPVDATQCGGKGNCKQGTNGQKGECMTHELWATLSRKMVDYLDSVSLQDLVDQQRLRQLKLAAQEAGQPEECTL from the coding sequence ATGCGTTTGACGACAAAAGGGCGTTTCGCCGTAACCGCGATGATCGATCTTGCGCTGCGCCAGCAAAGTGGACCGGTGACGCTCGCAGGCATCAGCCAGCGACAGGGTATCTCGCTCTCCTATCTTGAGCAGTTGTTTGGCAAGTTGCGCCGCCATGAACTGGTCGATAGCGTGCGTGGTCCAGGTGGTGGCTATACGCTTGCGCGTCTGGCTCGCCATATCACTGTTGCTGACATTGTGTTTGCGGTCGATGAGCCCGTTGATGCCACCCAATGCGGTGGCAAGGGTAATTGCAAGCAGGGCACAAATGGGCAGAAAGGCGAGTGCATGACTCACGAGCTTTGGGCGACGCTTAGTCGTAAAATGGTCGATTATCTGGACTCTGTCTCGCTACAGGACTTGGTTGATCAGCAGCGTCTGCGTCAGCTCAAGTTGGCCGCTCAGGAAGCTGGTCAGCCAGAAGAATGTACTTTGTAG
- a CDS encoding IscS subfamily cysteine desulfurase, with protein sequence MSRAQRIYMDYAATTPVDPRVADSMIPWLTERFGNPASSSHPYGWDAEEAVDQARRQVASLVGAEPREIVWTSGATEAINLALKGAAQFYQSKGRHIITVRTEHKAVLDTCLALQDEGFEVTFLDVLPSGLIDPQAFEQAIRPDTILASVMLVNNEIGVIQDVQALGAICREHKVLFHVDAAQATGKVAINLQEWPVDLMSMSAHKTYGPKGIGALYIRRKPAVRLKAQIHGGGHERGFRSGTLATHQIVGMGRAFELAAQEMDQDNQRITALRDRLWAGLQPIPDLFLNGTLDQRVPHNLNISVDHIEGEALMMALTDLAVSSGSACTSASLEPSYVLTALGRSDQLAHSSLRLSLGRFTTEQDIDDTIAAIRRVVEQLRAVSPLWSEPASEQFAQ encoded by the coding sequence ATGAGTCGCGCTCAGCGTATTTATATGGATTATGCCGCCACCACACCGGTAGACCCGCGTGTTGCCGACAGCATGATTCCCTGGTTGACGGAACGATTTGGCAATCCCGCCTCCAGCAGCCATCCTTATGGATGGGATGCGGAAGAAGCCGTGGATCAGGCGCGTCGTCAGGTTGCCTCCCTGGTTGGGGCAGAGCCGCGAGAAATCGTCTGGACTTCCGGTGCTACCGAAGCCATCAATCTGGCCCTGAAGGGTGCCGCACAGTTTTATCAGTCCAAGGGCCGCCATATTATTACCGTCCGTACGGAACACAAGGCCGTGCTCGACACCTGTCTGGCCTTGCAGGACGAAGGGTTTGAAGTCACCTTTCTGGATGTCCTGCCCAGTGGTCTGATTGATCCGCAGGCGTTTGAACAAGCCATTCGTCCCGATACCATCCTGGCCTCGGTCATGCTGGTGAATAACGAAATTGGCGTGATTCAGGATGTGCAGGCTTTGGGGGCAATTTGCCGTGAGCACAAGGTGCTGTTCCATGTGGACGCCGCCCAGGCTACCGGCAAGGTGGCGATCAATCTGCAGGAATGGCCAGTGGATTTGATGTCCATGTCTGCCCACAAGACCTACGGTCCTAAAGGGATTGGTGCCTTGTATATCCGTCGTAAACCGGCGGTGCGTCTGAAAGCACAGATTCATGGTGGTGGTCACGAGCGCGGTTTTCGTTCCGGTACGCTGGCTACGCATCAGATCGTGGGCATGGGCCGCGCTTTCGAGCTGGCTGCTCAGGAAATGGACCAGGACAATCAGCGCATCACGGCCTTGCGGGATCGTCTGTGGGCCGGTTTGCAGCCAATTCCGGATCTGTTTCTGAACGGTACCCTGGACCAGCGTGTGCCGCATAACCTGAATATCAGTGTGGATCACATCGAGGGCGAAGCCCTGATGATGGCCCTGACGGATCTGGCTGTGTCCAGCGGCTCGGCCTGTACCTCGGCCAGCCTGGAACCGTCCTACGTATTGACGGCCTTGGGTCGCAGCGATCAGTTGGCGCACAGCTCCTTGCGCTTGAGCCTCGGCCGTTTCACGACCGAGCAGGACATTGATGACACGATTGCCGCCATCCGTCGTGTGGTTGAACAATTGCGGGCCGTCTCTCCTTTATGGAGCGAGCCCGCTTCGGAGCAGTTCGCGCAATGA
- a CDS encoding iron-sulfur cluster scaffold-like protein, with protein sequence MRYSDAVMEHFLHPRHAGVMNSSDADVGTGEAGSHETGALIRIQLKVSEQGQIQDSCFKAYGCGCTIAAASYAAQWLQDRSLEQAARFSSTDVQQALELPPVKVHCALLAQEAVQAAIASVQNKGAF encoded by the coding sequence ATGAGATATAGTGACGCTGTCATGGAGCATTTCCTGCACCCGCGTCATGCGGGTGTCATGAACAGCAGTGATGCTGACGTAGGCACGGGGGAAGCAGGAAGTCACGAAACCGGGGCATTGATTCGGATCCAGCTCAAAGTATCGGAGCAGGGCCAGATTCAGGATAGCTGTTTCAAGGCTTATGGTTGTGGCTGTACCATCGCTGCCGCTTCTTATGCGGCGCAATGGTTGCAGGATCGCAGTCTGGAGCAAGCGGCCCGGTTCTCGTCCACGGATGTACAGCAAGCGCTGGAATTGCCGCCGGTCAAAGTGCATTGTGCTTTGTTGGCCCAGGAGGCGGTTCAGGCTGCCATTGCCTCGGTACAGAACAAAGGCGCGTTTTAG
- a CDS encoding HesB/IscA family protein — protein sequence MSISLTQPAAEHIQRHLKKRGGGLGLRLGVRLTGCSGLAYKLDFVDEPVEGDQLFEEHGVKLFVDPKSLPFIDGTRLDYGRDGLNEGFKFINPNEKASCGCGESFTV from the coding sequence ATGTCTATTTCTCTTACTCAGCCCGCCGCAGAACATATCCAGCGTCATTTGAAAAAACGCGGAGGCGGTTTGGGGCTACGTTTGGGTGTACGCCTGACCGGTTGCTCGGGTCTGGCCTACAAGCTGGATTTTGTTGATGAGCCGGTTGAAGGCGATCAACTGTTTGAAGAGCACGGCGTTAAGCTGTTTGTTGATCCAAAGAGCCTGCCCTTTATTGATGGCACGCGTCTGGATTATGGCCGTGATGGCCTCAATGAAGGTTTCAAGTTCATCAATCCAAACGAGAAAGCCTCCTGCGGGTGTGGCGAATCGTTTACCGTGTAG
- a CDS encoding methylglyoxal synthase, with protein sequence MSLRFGLAANQLHHDSADAALFQWLRRSASGIRELEVELYTVGRTCNAIERSGLLEGYGGLVRYPYGRDGGLMKLVARVTQSPDGTPPFDGAIYLIDPVDPSSIFPEALALKRQCITHGRPFISTLMGAIEWIEVERVSRGLWPDSSCKRIFDFPNQTLALIAHDALKDKMVEFADKHFDLLSRFGQRVGTGTTSRLLNELAWSKGWPKETPWIQSYLSGPLGGDAQIAELVLENRCQRVIFFEDPHVARQHEADIQLLERAVRVVADKASCFSSPEVAHKWAQAVMRLPVD encoded by the coding sequence ATGTCATTACGTTTCGGTTTGGCGGCCAATCAATTGCACCATGATTCGGCAGATGCGGCTTTGTTTCAGTGGTTGCGGCGCTCAGCCAGCGGTATTCGCGAATTGGAAGTTGAGCTTTATACGGTGGGTCGTACCTGTAATGCCATCGAGCGTTCGGGCCTGCTGGAAGGCTATGGCGGGCTGGTTCGCTATCCTTATGGTCGTGATGGCGGCTTGATGAAGCTGGTGGCCCGGGTCACCCAAAGCCCGGACGGCACTCCGCCTTTTGATGGTGCCATTTACCTGATTGACCCGGTAGACCCTTCCTCCATTTTCCCGGAAGCACTGGCACTCAAGCGCCAATGCATCACGCATGGCCGTCCTTTCATCTCGACCCTGATGGGCGCGATTGAGTGGATTGAAGTGGAACGTGTCAGTCGCGGCCTGTGGCCCGACTCCAGCTGCAAACGTATTTTCGACTTCCCCAACCAAACTCTGGCCTTGATTGCGCACGATGCGCTCAAGGACAAGATGGTTGAGTTCGCTGACAAGCATTTCGACTTGCTGTCCCGTTTTGGCCAACGCGTAGGAACAGGTACGACCAGCCGTTTGTTGAACGAGCTGGCCTGGTCCAAAGGCTGGCCCAAGGAAACCCCCTGGATTCAGTCTTATCTAAGCGGACCTTTGGGCGGCGATGCGCAAATTGCCGAGCTGGTGCTTGAAAACCGTTGCCAGCGTGTGATCTTCTTCGAGGACCCGCATGTCGCACGTCAGCACGAGGCCGACATCCAGTTGCTGGAACGCGCGGTGCGTGTGGTAGCCGACAAGGCCTCGTGCTTCTCCTCGCCTGAGGTGGCCCATAAATGGGCGCAGGCGGTGATGCGCTTGCCGGTGGATTGA
- a CDS encoding Bug family tripartite tricarboxylate transporter substrate binding protein — MNRRMILNAIGAGMLARLGGVVSSLGTAFVTAPARARQLENFPSGPVRIVVPVNPGGNADRIARMLAQSLAELWQQTVIVDNVPGAHTSLGVNRVVRAAPTGHTLLSSGDQLAINAALGRKLPYSETDVRGVTRTIVNTQVLVVRPGLGGRHFDEYVALLKRRPGEVSAALPIGYGSIYHLAVEMLNQRLGTQTNNIPYAGGAPAVLDILGGHVDAALIDISGTIQNIQKRELIPLAVTSPERSKVLPDVPTFHELGVSDFVIESWQGIFVPRATPDEVVEVLNRDITAVLRSREFAEPLEEQGFVIAPGSAESLDQIVARDIALFREVAAVAGIKPE, encoded by the coding sequence TTGAATCGTCGCATGATCTTGAATGCTATTGGCGCGGGTATGCTTGCCCGGCTTGGGGGCGTTGTGTCCTCGCTAGGTACTGCATTTGTTACGGCGCCAGCACGTGCGCGGCAGCTGGAGAACTTCCCTTCGGGGCCCGTACGCATTGTTGTTCCGGTGAATCCGGGTGGCAACGCCGATCGCATTGCGCGAATGCTGGCGCAAAGCCTTGCCGAATTGTGGCAACAAACAGTGATTGTGGACAATGTGCCAGGCGCGCACACCAGTCTTGGTGTCAACCGGGTCGTTCGCGCAGCACCGACCGGCCACACGCTGCTGTCCAGCGGGGATCAGCTTGCGATCAACGCGGCTCTGGGGCGCAAGCTGCCTTATAGCGAGACTGATGTTCGCGGAGTGACTCGCACTATTGTGAATACGCAGGTGCTGGTGGTTCGCCCAGGCTTGGGGGGCAGGCACTTTGATGAATATGTGGCGCTGCTCAAGCGGCGACCTGGCGAAGTATCCGCCGCGCTGCCGATTGGCTATGGCAGTATCTATCATCTTGCGGTTGAGATGCTTAATCAGCGTTTGGGTACGCAAACCAATAACATCCCTTACGCGGGTGGGGCTCCGGCTGTTCTGGACATATTAGGCGGGCATGTAGATGCTGCGCTTATTGATATCTCTGGGACAATCCAGAACATTCAGAAGCGTGAGCTCATTCCTCTGGCGGTGACCTCGCCGGAGCGCTCGAAGGTTTTACCGGATGTTCCCACTTTTCATGAGTTGGGTGTTTCTGATTTCGTGATCGAAAGCTGGCAGGGCATCTTTGTGCCACGTGCCACGCCCGACGAGGTAGTTGAGGTGTTGAATCGCGATATCACGGCTGTACTGCGTTCGCGCGAATTTGCTGAGCCATTGGAGGAGCAGGGCTTTGTGATCGCGCCTGGTTCGGCTGAGTCGCTGGATCAGATCGTGGCACGTGATATTGCCCTGTTTCGTGAAGTGGCGGCAGTTGCTGGTATCAAGCCTGAGTGA